The segment AATTGCATTAAAACCAGATTATGGTGATGCTTATATGAATTTAGCAGTTGTTATTTTAAGTGGAGAAAAAGCAATTATTGAAAAAATGAATAAAAACTTAAGTAATAATAAGATATATACTAAGTTAGAAAAAGAGCAAAAAGCACTATATAAAAAAGCACTTCCTTATTTAGAAAAAGCTGATAATATTGTTAGAACTGTAGATACAGTAAGAGGGCTTTTAAATATTTATGATAGATTAGAAATGGAATCTAAAGCGAGTGCTTTAAGACCTATTTATAATGAGATGAGAAACAATTAAAACCCTATTAGGACGAGACAAATTGCCTATAAAAAAACCTCAAGATATATCTTGAGGTTTTTTTTTGATTTTTTTTCAGAATTATTTAGAAGATAAATTATTGTTTTATTTAAGTAAGTAATTTGTAAGACTGTTTTGCTATCTCAATTTCTTCATTTGTAGGAATAATTAAAATTTTAACCTTCCCGTTTTCTTTTTGAATTTCTCTACTATCTTTTGAACGAATTTCATTCTTATGGTTATCTAAATCGATACCTAAGAAATCTAAATTTTTACAAACTAATTTTCTCATTAAACTTGAGTTTTCTCCAATTCCTGCAGTAAAAACAATAGCGTCTAAACCATTTAAAGCTGCTGTATAAGAACCAATATATTTTTTAATTCTGTAGGCTGCTAAATCTAATCCATTTTGACAATTTACATCTCCATTATTTGCTTTTTCAGAAATTTCTCTTAAATCAGAAAAACCAGTTAAACCTTTCATTCCTGATTCTTTTTGAAGTAAGTTATTAACTTCCTCTGCAGATTTATTAAATTTTTTCATTAAAAAGAAAATGATAGAATGATCTATATCTCCAGATCGAGTTCCCATAATTAAACCATTAGCGGGTCCTAAACCTAAAGAAGTATCAATAGATTTTCCGTCTTTTATTGCAGCTATACTACAGCCATTTCCTAAATGGATTGTAATAATATTTTTAGCGTCTTTTCCTAAATATTCGATTGCTTTTTCTGAAACGTATTTATGACTTGTTCCATGAAAACCATACGCTCTAATATCATGCTTTTCTAAATATTCATTCGGAATTGCATATTGATATGCTTTTTTAGGCATTGTTTGATGAAATGCGGTATCAAAAATTGCAATTTGTTTTGCTGATGTAAAAATAGTTTCAGCAATTTCTATACCGGTTAAATTTGCAGGATTGTGCAGCGGAGCCAAATCAAATAAATCTCTAATACTATCTTTTACTTCTTGGGTAACTTCAACTGTGCTGTTAAACTTGCTTCCTCCATGAACAACTCTATGGCCAACTGCAGTTATTTCATCAACAGAACTAATAACACCTAAGTTTTTATCCATTAAAGTTTTTGCAACTTTTTTTAAACCAATTTCATGATTTAAAATTGGTAAAACTTCAGAATGTTTCTCTTCCTCTTTTTCATGTGTGAAAATAGCATCTTCCATACCAATTCTTTCAATAATACCTACACATTTAACTGTTTGAGAGGGCATTTCTATTAATTGGTACTTTAATGATGAGGAACCCGCATTTAAAACTAAAATATTCATATTATCCTTGATGTGCTTGGATTGCGGTTAATAAAACCGTATTAAAAATATCATCTACGGTACAACCTCTACTTAAATCGTTTACGGGTTTATTTAAACCTTGTAACATTGGACCAATTGCTAAAGATCCTGTTTCTCTTTGTATTGCTTTATACGTATTATTTCCCGTATTTAAATCTGGAAAAATTAAAACAGATGCTTGTCCTGCTACTTCTGAATCTGGCATTTTTGTTTTTGCAACAGACATATCTACAGCGGCATCATATTGAATTGGACCTTCAATTTTTAATTCTGGACGTAATCTTTTTACAATTTCTGTAGCTTTTCTAACTTTTTCTACTTCTTCTCCTTTTCCTGAACTTCCAGAAGAATAAGAAAGCATTGCAATTTTTGCTTCTATACCAAACGCTTCTGCGGATGCTGCCGAAGAAATTGCAATTTCTGCTAATTGTTCTGCATTTGGATTTGGATTTACAGCACAATCTCCCATTACAGAAACTCTATCTGATAAACACATAAAAAATACAGATGAAACTACAGAAACTCCTGGTTTTGTTTTAATTAATTGTAATGAAGGTTTTATTGTGTGCATTGTTGTATGTACAGCACCTGAAACCATTCCGTCTGCTAAACCATTTAGAATCATCAACGTACCGTAGTAAGAAACATCGTGAATTAAATCACATGCTGTAGTTTCAGTCATGCCTTTGTGCTTACGCGCTTCGTACAATGTTTTTGCAAAATCATCATTATGAATAGAGTTTGCAGGATTTAAAATGTTTACTTTGTTTAAATCTAATTGTGTTCCAATTTGATCACATTTTAACTGTATTGCTTTTCTATCACCCAGTAAAGTTAAATCAACAATATTTAATAACTGTAAACGAGCAGCAGCTCTAATAATTCTTTCATCATCTCCTTCTGGTAGCACAATATGTTTTCTATGCGCTTTTGCTTTCTGTAAGATGTTGTATTGAAACATACTTGGTGTTAACTTAACAGAGTTGTAGGATGTAAGTGTATTTGTTAAGCCTTCTGCATTCACATACGTATCAAATGTATCTAGAGATAATAATATTTTTTTGTTGTGCGTTGCGTAAATTTTAGATTTTATGGCGCCAATTTTATTTGAAACATCAAAAGTTCCTCCATCAACAGAAATAATAGGAACTGTGGATTGAACGCCTTCAATTAGTTTTAAGATAGCTTCTTCTGGCATTATTGAACCCGTTAAAATTATACCTGCAATTTTTGGGTAATTTGTAGATGCATTTGCTTGTAATGCTCCAAGAATAAGGTCTGCTCTATCTCCAGGAGTTATAATTAAAGCATTTTTTTTAATTCTAGTTAAATAATTACGCAGTTGCATTGCACCCGTACTATAACTTCCAATAGCATTGTCTAAAAATTGTTCTCCAAAAATTATTTTTCCTTCTAAAGCTTCAACAACTTCTCTAACTGTTGGGTTTGCTAAGAAATCTACCTTTGGAATAATATCAATTTGAATATTCTTAGGAATTATTTTTTTTAATTCTTTTCCTATATAGTCAACTTCATCTGCTTCAATTTTGTTAGCGATTAAACCAATAACGTCTACTTCTTTTTCAATAAAAGACTTGTATGATAATTGCATGGTATTAATAAAATCCTTTTTGGTTTTATTATTTCCAGAACCAACAATTAGAACAGGAATACCAAGGTTTTTGGCAATCATTAAGTTTACATCTAGTTCTGTAAATCCTCCTTGGCCAGAGAAATCACTTCCTTCAACTAAAACATAATCATATTTTGCTTCTAGTTTTTTGTATTTAGCAATAATTGTATGAATTACATCCTCTTCCTTTCCTTCACTTAAAAGTTCTATAACTTCATTTTGTGTATAGGTAAAACAATCATCATAATCAATATCAAGCTTAAAGAAATTAATGGCAGTATTTATATGGTTGTCATAGTTACTGTTTTTTACTTTGTTAATTATAGGTCTAAAATAACCTACTTTAGAAGACTTGGTGAGCATCATTCTTAAGAGACCTAACGATACCAGGGACTTACCACTGTCTGATTCTACAGTGGTAATGAAAATAGCTTTACTCATTTCTTAATTTATTATCGGGCAAAACTACAGTATATGAAAATTAATATTTATGATATTAATCATTAATTATTTATAAGATGATTAATAAATATGTGTAAACTTCATTTTGCCACCATTTTTTATAACTTCTTTTGCTTTTTTATGGTTTTCTTCAAAAGTTTTTAAATCTGTAAATTTACAAATACCATAAGAGTAATGGTATTTAATAATTTCTAAATCCTTTTCTGTTAGTTTTTTGTTGCTTGAGTAGCATTCAGAAAAAATGTTGTTACATGGTAGTTTTGATGTTGGAAAAAAGCGTCCTAATGTTTGATAAAAATTTTGAATTAAAATATTAGCATTTTCTTTTTTATCAATTGTACCATTCTGTATTAGGTTTATCTCTAGTTTGGCATCATAGATTCTTCCTTTACTCCAGTTTATATAATAGTTTATATATTTGTTCTCCCTTATGTTTTTAGAGTATTTTACTGAACTTATATTATTAATTTGATAAATTATATAATTAGATTTATTAATATTTTTAACAAAATAAATTTTTAAAGAATCGATACTCGATAATTTTTTTACTTCCTTTTTTATTGCTTTCTTATAATAATTATTTAAACCAGGAGCGAAATAAATCTTTAAGGGTTTTTCCCATAATCGCATAAATTCTTTTTTTCCTCTGCGAATATTACCTAAAGAATTATATTTTTTATAAACAACATCTTTATATGTTTCTAAAAAAGTAGAATCTTTTTGTTCGTAGGGAACGGAAATTCTTTTTTGATTTTTATAAAAGTCTTTATTGCTAATAAGTATTAATGTGTCATTCTTTTTGAACTTGAAATTAATAGTATCTTGTTTAGTTATGGCTTCTTTGTGTCGTTTTTTGTATTGCCATAAAGGCATATAAGATCTCGTTTTATGTTCAAAAGAAATGTCTTTTATTCTTGAAGCTTTTCTTCTGAATTTTTTAAAGTTTTTAACGAGTATTAGTGTGTCTCCATCAATGATTTTAATTTTTGCAGAATCATTAACTGTTATTTTCTTTTTGAAAATTTTCTTGTAAAACTTTAACTTTATATAGGTTGTGTCTCGACTTGAATTATTTTTTTGAGCGAAAGAAGCAAGGGTGTATAAAATTAAAAAAGTAATACTTATTTTTTTTTTCATAGCATTTTTTTTAAACTTGTAAAACACCCATATTAAATTTCTTTTCAATAGGAGCGTGGTTTGCGGCTTCAATTCCCATAGAAATCCAAGTTCTTGTATCTAAAGGATTAATAACAGCATCTGTCCAAATTCTTGCAGCAGCATAATATGGAGAAATCTGTTTGTCATAACGTGATTTTATTTTATCAAATAATTCAGCTTCTTTTTCTGGAGTTATTTCTTCGCCACGTTTTTTAAGTGATGCAGTTTCTATTTGTAATAAAACTTTTGCAGCAGAATTACCACTCATAACTGCTAATTCAGCACTTGGCCAAGCAACAATTAATCTTGGGTCATACGCTTTACCACACATTGCATAATTTCCTGCTCCGTAAGAATTACCAATAACAATTGTAAATTTTGGAACGACAGAATTACTTACTGCATTTACCATTTTTGCTCCGTCTTTTATAATTCCTCCGTGTTCAGATTTACTACCAACCATAAAACCAGTAACATCTTGTAAGAAAACTAAAGGAATTTTTTTCTGATTGCAATTGGCTATAAATCTGGTGGATTTATCAGCAGAATCATTATAAATTACTCCACCAAATTGCATTTCTCCTTTTTTAGTTTTTACTAA is part of the Polaribacter sp. SA4-10 genome and harbors:
- a CDS encoding acetate/propionate family kinase, with amino-acid sequence MNILVLNAGSSSLKYQLIEMPSQTVKCVGIIERIGMEDAIFTHEKEEEKHSEVLPILNHEIGLKKVAKTLMDKNLGVISSVDEITAVGHRVVHGGSKFNSTVEVTQEVKDSIRDLFDLAPLHNPANLTGIEIAETIFTSAKQIAIFDTAFHQTMPKKAYQYAIPNEYLEKHDIRAYGFHGTSHKYVSEKAIEYLGKDAKNIITIHLGNGCSIAAIKDGKSIDTSLGLGPANGLIMGTRSGDIDHSIIFFLMKKFNKSAEEVNNLLQKESGMKGLTGFSDLREISEKANNGDVNCQNGLDLAAYRIKKYIGSYTAALNGLDAIVFTAGIGENSSLMRKLVCKNLDFLGIDLDNHKNEIRSKDSREIQKENGKVKILIIPTNEEIEIAKQSYKLLT
- the pta gene encoding phosphate acetyltransferase, with the protein product MSKAIFITTVESDSGKSLVSLGLLRMMLTKSSKVGYFRPIINKVKNSNYDNHINTAINFFKLDIDYDDCFTYTQNEVIELLSEGKEEDVIHTIIAKYKKLEAKYDYVLVEGSDFSGQGGFTELDVNLMIAKNLGIPVLIVGSGNNKTKKDFINTMQLSYKSFIEKEVDVIGLIANKIEADEVDYIGKELKKIIPKNIQIDIIPKVDFLANPTVREVVEALEGKIIFGEQFLDNAIGSYSTGAMQLRNYLTRIKKNALIITPGDRADLILGALQANASTNYPKIAGIILTGSIMPEEAILKLIEGVQSTVPIISVDGGTFDVSNKIGAIKSKIYATHNKKILLSLDTFDTYVNAEGLTNTLTSYNSVKLTPSMFQYNILQKAKAHRKHIVLPEGDDERIIRAAARLQLLNIVDLTLLGDRKAIQLKCDQIGTQLDLNKVNILNPANSIHNDDFAKTLYEARKHKGMTETTACDLIHDVSYYGTLMILNGLADGMVSGAVHTTMHTIKPSLQLIKTKPGVSVVSSVFFMCLSDRVSVMGDCAVNPNPNAEQLAEIAISSAASAEAFGIEAKIAMLSYSSGSSGKGEEVEKVRKATEIVKRLRPELKIEGPIQYDAAVDMSVAKTKMPDSEVAGQASVLIFPDLNTGNNTYKAIQRETGSLAIGPMLQGLNKPVNDLSRGCTVDDIFNTVLLTAIQAHQG